One genomic region from Rosa rugosa chromosome 1, drRosRugo1.1, whole genome shotgun sequence encodes:
- the LOC133735571 gene encoding uncharacterized protein LOC133735571 gives MSNSNILDFVPLDYAGKRYLLWARDVELHLIARDLLHTIQELCHIGTAPDPQTEKDISRALAFMKRHMDSDLQFEFMNEDSAIKLWQALRERYGNVRDSILPNLEAEWSDLRFSDFDTVIQFYSEALRIRAMMHFCGKTITEEQLIEKTLNTFPVYAMRSCDLFRTHINARRITSFQKLIEAMEIAERQDNELVRREIDRLRDSYPEHRPMARESRHRRHDPYDRNAHEGSRQRRQSRHHRSRDFEGLRVGNHRANVGHGHNLPTPQVLGTMHIAPMRLNQGRILFMVSISDMERLINGPEFAMYLRR, from the coding sequence atgtcaaactcgaacatactcgattttgttccattggattatgcaggcaaaagatacctaTTGTGGGCTCGGGATGTTGaactccaccttattgcccgtgacttattgcatacaatccaagagctttgtcataTAGGAACAGCTCCAGatcctcaaactgagaaagatatttccagggcacttgccttcatgaaacgtcacatggatagtgacctccagtttgagttcatgaatgaggatagcgccataaagctttggcaagcgcttcgtgaacgttatggcaatgttcgtgactccatccttccgaatttagaagcagaatggagtgatcttcgcttctctgactttgatacagtcatacaattttattcggaagccctccgcatcagagcaatgatgcacttctgtggcaagacgatcacagaagaacaattgattgagaaaaccctcaataccttccctgtctatgctatgaggtcctgtgacttatttcggactcatataaatgcaagacggatcacaagctttcaaaagcttattgaagctatggaaattgctgaaaggcaagacaacgagcttgtgagaagagaaattgataggcttcgagatagctatccagagcatcgtcccatggctagagaaagtcgccatagacgtcatgatccatatgatcgaaatgctcatgaaggtagtcgccaaaggcgacaatcacgcCACCATAGGAGCCGTGACTTTGAGGGactaagggttggaaaccatagagccaacgttggccatggtcataatCTTCCAACACCtcaggtcctagggaccatgcacattgcgccaatgcgcctcaatcaagggagaatcctcttcatggtatctatttctgatatggaacgtctgatcaatgggcctgagtttgcaatgtacctaagaaggtag